CGACGTTTGCTTGATCAGGTCAGTGATCTGGTGCTTGTTGATGAGGATGCAACAGGGAAAACCGTTCAGGTGACACTCGAGTCATTACTCGACAAACGCGCACAGGTGACGACACTGGATCTGCTTGAGGCACTGCCAGCGAAGCGCGTACGCCTCGATCTTGATGCTCTGCTCCCCGTTGCCAGCAGCTGGCGGCGTCAGCTGCAACGGCAGCAGGCTCTGGTTAAGACACTCAATCAACTTCCGGTGTCATCCCTCACTCAGAGGCAGGATCCGGCCTCTGACGCTGAGGCCGCCTCAGATCAAGCGCTTCAGCGATTGACGTTGCCTGTTGGACATCGAGATCAGCCGCTGCAGATTCAGCTGTGGCAACCGCTGATTGAAAACGGTCACGAGCGCAGTCATTGGCTGGTGCTGATGCCAGGTTTGGGCGGTAGTCCTGATCATTTTCGCTGGCTGGGACGAGCCCTTAGTCGTCAGGGATGGCCGGTTCTTGTCCTTGAGCATCCAGGAAGTGATGCGCTGGCCATGCAGGCTCTTCTGGAGGGGCGTCGTCCGCCGCCGGGTGCTGAGGTGTTGCCCGATCGCCTGCGAGATCTGGATGCGGTGCTGGCTGCTCGTCAAAGAGGGGTTTTTGAGCTTCCTGGGACCCGCCTGGTGCTCGGTGGACATTCCCTGGGTGCATTGACCGCGCTTCTCGCGGCTGGTGCTGGGCCGGAGGCAGGTCTTGGGCGACGCTGCGGACAGGATCTTGATGACCTTCCCCTCAGCAATCTGTCGCGACTTCTGCAGTGTCAGATCGAAGACGTCCCCCTTCCCGCCGTGCGTCCCCCCCAGGCGTTGGCCGCGGTCGTGGGTCTCAACAGTTTTGGCAGCCTG
Above is a window of Synechococcus sp. BIOS-U3-1 DNA encoding:
- a CDS encoding alpha/beta hydrolase, which produces MLGALSPRPARTASELVVRLDGMDLPFSINDLGGWLRGEERSSSELSVWLNLLEEDSRQGVVELLKAPLINDRSMARQILNSWAGRRLLDQVSDLVLVDEDATGKTVQVTLESLLDKRAQVTTLDLLEALPAKRVRLDLDALLPVASSWRRQLQRQQALVKTLNQLPVSSLTQRQDPASDAEAASDQALQRLTLPVGHRDQPLQIQLWQPLIENGHERSHWLVLMPGLGGSPDHFRWLGRALSRQGWPVLVLEHPGSDALAMQALLEGRRPPPGAEVLPDRLRDLDAVLAARQRGVFELPGTRLVLGGHSLGALTALLAAGAGPEAGLGRRCGQDLDDLPLSNLSRLLQCQIEDVPLPAVRPPQALAAVVGLNSFGSLLWPRRIPLPGDVAVFLSGGTLDLITPPLSEQLGLLRSLPANPATRAVLVEGASHFSPVRVEGQSGAGQGDDVFQLGEELVGVQPLRVQAQLEREIVRFLLDLERGRVSGSVQGGVEHLQVGDLHLHRLDQAGASRLLD